One window of Candidatus Nanosynbacter sp. HMT-352 genomic DNA carries:
- the der gene encoding ribosome biogenesis GTPase Der codes for MSKLPTVAIIGQANVGKSSLFNRLTRSRTAIVAREAGTTRDNVVGKVSYKRRNVDSAPSDDYSQFWLIDTAGLKTAEDEFEATIQDQIADASAAADVILVTVDSTVYPSDADRQLAKKALKSGKPVILIANKADLKGSLSIDEFKRLGIKNIIKTSAEHSIGISELLDSIAELIPPATETAPDDIIRVALIGRPNVGKSNLFNTLAGKQQAIVANVAGTTRDVNRVQVRYHGQTIELLDTAGIRRQGKQETGIEKFSVLRTMQAINEADVCLLLMDVNELNVQLDQRLAGIIDEAGKGLVLVVSKWDSVEGKDTYTHDEIASQISYNFKFTPYAPLIFTSSVTGQNVAKLFDLALDIYKRRRQECKTRALNDILQKAIAAHPPAGLKNSHPKLRYIVQTDVAPPWFVIYGSNLKFVHWSYKRYLERTLREAFNFAGTPIKMSFRDEKQLKANRERVARGLAPVTKAYKQAKNAEKQL; via the coding sequence ATGTCTAAATTACCAACAGTCGCCATCATCGGGCAGGCCAACGTCGGCAAAAGCTCACTATTTAATCGCTTGACGCGCTCTCGCACAGCCATCGTCGCCAGGGAAGCTGGCACGACACGCGACAATGTTGTTGGTAAAGTCTCATACAAACGACGCAACGTAGATTCTGCACCGTCAGATGACTATTCGCAATTTTGGCTCATCGACACAGCCGGACTGAAAACTGCCGAGGACGAATTTGAGGCGACCATTCAGGATCAAATCGCTGATGCTTCCGCCGCCGCTGACGTAATCCTCGTAACAGTTGACTCCACTGTTTATCCTTCTGACGCTGATCGACAACTGGCCAAAAAAGCTCTAAAAAGCGGCAAGCCAGTCATTCTAATCGCAAATAAAGCAGACTTAAAAGGCTCTCTTTCTATCGACGAATTCAAACGGCTCGGCATTAAAAACATCATAAAAACTTCCGCCGAACACAGCATTGGCATTTCGGAGCTTCTTGATAGCATTGCCGAGCTTATTCCGCCAGCCACCGAAACCGCGCCTGATGATATCATCCGCGTCGCACTAATCGGCCGTCCAAACGTCGGCAAAAGTAATCTATTCAATACCTTAGCGGGCAAGCAGCAAGCCATCGTCGCCAACGTCGCCGGCACCACTCGCGACGTAAACCGCGTTCAAGTTCGTTATCACGGTCAGACGATTGAACTGCTCGACACCGCTGGAATTCGCCGCCAAGGAAAGCAAGAAACGGGAATTGAAAAGTTCTCAGTTCTTCGCACAATGCAAGCCATCAACGAGGCCGACGTTTGTCTGCTTCTTATGGACGTCAATGAGCTTAACGTTCAATTGGATCAGCGCCTAGCTGGAATTATTGACGAGGCAGGCAAGGGGCTTGTCCTGGTCGTCAGCAAATGGGACTCCGTCGAAGGTAAGGACACCTACACGCACGATGAAATTGCATCACAAATCAGCTATAACTTCAAGTTCACGCCGTACGCACCATTGATATTCACCTCTTCCGTCACTGGGCAGAATGTCGCCAAATTGTTTGACCTAGCGCTTGATATCTATAAGCGTCGTCGCCAAGAATGTAAAACTCGCGCCTTAAACGACATTTTGCAGAAAGCCATCGCCGCGCATCCGCCAGCTGGTCTGAAAAATTCGCACCCGAAGCTGCGCTACATTGTCCAGACTGACGTTGCTCCGCCGTGGTTTGTTATATATGGCAGCAATCTGAAATTTGTCCACTGGAGCTATAAACGCTATTTGGAGCGAACTTTACGCGAGGCTTTCAATTTTGCGGGAACGCCAATTAAAATGTCTTTCCGCGACGAAAAGCAGTTAAAGGCTAATCGCGAACGCGTCGCCCGCGGTCTGGCGCCAGTCACAAAAGCCTACAAACAGGCCAAAAACGCCGAAAAACAGCTATAA
- a CDS encoding ATP-binding protein: MKKGGIYFKPHAISRFWLRRLCEVALLSCFTIILLYAWARFIPTGYQLPIGLSVSDLAAGVAGIGSLIVLILCFWLPRKHETEIGIFVYLLTVTVAATTIITSGGVVSPFLVMWIIVAIFAGFFGAIILGIMGLLVILQIIAASVQQGINIQFIIGYLFFGFLPLIFSLVLWIRRQKTDDNTSNLENRLSAVENKSDVVINAIDDGVLAISKDGNIELINPSAQQIIGWDQGDALGLNWKSVLKLVTSDGKDVEDLDNPIAQSLSKNQPTHNDKLFLLTSSEKRILVSIVSSPVGTDGEGIIVVFRDITKEKAEEREQAEFISTASHEMRTPVASIEGYLGLALNPATAHIDEKARDFITKAHESAQHLGRLFQDLLDISKVEDGRMKNNPKIINVNEFLKDIFDGLATKANEKQLNYIFMPDIIDEGKEKSLQPIFYANIDPDHFREVVSNLIENAIKYTPSGEVVVNITGDDKQISVSVKDSGIGIPAEDIPHLFQKFYRVDNSDTREIGGTGLGLYLSRRLAEAMSGNLRVESKYKEGSTFYLEIPRMSSSEAKQRLESAEAKDSMPDSTVPEETEIAAEEKAEDIAAEKNNSEIADSNPAAIATPENPAPSAPAVPTTQPEIPQPARNSSEPTLAEIEEELRRKRQQLSIPGRE, from the coding sequence ATGAAAAAGGGCGGGATTTACTTTAAGCCTCACGCAATTTCCAGATTTTGGCTAAGGAGATTGTGTGAAGTGGCATTGCTGAGCTGTTTTACGATCATTCTTTTATACGCATGGGCACGATTTATACCGACCGGTTATCAACTACCAATCGGATTATCGGTCTCAGATTTGGCGGCTGGCGTAGCAGGAATTGGCAGCTTAATTGTGCTGATTTTATGTTTTTGGCTTCCCAGAAAACACGAAACTGAAATCGGAATTTTTGTATATTTATTAACCGTCACCGTCGCCGCAACCACCATAATTACCAGCGGCGGAGTCGTTTCACCATTCTTAGTTATGTGGATTATCGTGGCAATTTTTGCAGGATTTTTCGGCGCAATAATCTTAGGAATAATGGGACTTTTGGTTATTTTGCAAATTATAGCCGCCAGCGTTCAACAGGGAATAAATATACAATTCATCATCGGCTACCTATTCTTCGGATTTTTGCCTTTGATTTTCAGCCTTGTTTTATGGATTCGCCGCCAAAAAACTGATGACAATACATCCAATCTGGAGAATAGACTTTCCGCGGTTGAGAACAAATCTGACGTAGTGATTAATGCTATCGACGACGGCGTTCTGGCTATTTCCAAAGACGGCAACATAGAATTAATCAATCCATCCGCCCAACAAATCATCGGCTGGGACCAAGGCGACGCTCTCGGACTTAATTGGAAAAGCGTCTTAAAACTCGTTACCTCAGACGGAAAAGACGTAGAGGACCTCGATAATCCAATAGCCCAGTCCTTATCAAAAAACCAGCCAACGCACAACGATAAATTATTCCTATTGACCAGCTCTGAAAAACGCATTTTAGTATCAATCGTCAGCTCTCCAGTCGGCACGGACGGCGAAGGAATTATCGTAGTTTTCCGCGACATCACCAAAGAAAAAGCCGAGGAGCGCGAGCAAGCCGAGTTCATCTCCACCGCCAGCCACGAGATGCGTACGCCAGTTGCGTCAATTGAGGGCTATTTGGGTCTGGCGTTAAATCCAGCCACCGCTCACATCGACGAGAAAGCCCGCGATTTCATTACCAAAGCCCATGAATCAGCGCAACATCTGGGGCGCTTATTCCAAGATCTCCTCGACATTAGCAAAGTTGAAGACGGGCGAATGAAAAATAACCCGAAGATCATCAACGTGAACGAATTTTTGAAGGATATTTTTGATGGTTTAGCGACGAAAGCTAACGAAAAGCAGCTCAATTATATCTTCATGCCAGACATAATTGATGAAGGTAAGGAGAAGTCATTGCAGCCGATTTTTTATGCCAATATTGACCCTGACCATTTTAGGGAAGTTGTCAGCAATCTGATTGAAAATGCCATCAAATACACGCCGTCGGGCGAAGTTGTCGTCAATATTACCGGCGACGATAAGCAGATTTCCGTAAGCGTAAAAGACAGCGGCATTGGCATTCCCGCCGAAGATATTCCGCATTTATTCCAAAAATTTTATCGGGTGGACAATTCTGACACGCGAGAAATTGGCGGAACTGGCTTGGGGCTATATTTGAGCCGCCGCTTGGCCGAGGCGATGTCTGGAAACTTGCGAGTTGAAAGCAAATATAAAGAGGGAAGTACTTTCTATTTGGAAATTCCTCGCATGAGTAGTTCGGAAGCCAAGCAGCGATTAGAATCTGCGGAAGCTAAAGATTCAATGCCAGATTCTACCGTTCCAGAAGAAACTGAAATTGCCGCAGAAGAGAAGGCGGAAGATATCGCGGCTGAAAAAAATAATAGCGAAATTGCCGATTCAAATCCAGCCGCAATCGCAACTCCAGAAAATCCAGCTCCATCCGCGCCCGCAGTCCCGACGACCCAGCCAGAAATTCCACAACCAGCCAGAAATTCTTCCGAGCCAACGTTGGCTGAAATTGAGGAAGAATTGCGAAGAAAACGCCAGCAATTGTCCATACCTGGACGCGAATAA
- a CDS encoding response regulator transcription factor, translating to MIKTILCVEDDRFIGEMYVRSLQKAGYDVTWVVDGNDGLVAARNQNFDLIILDLMLPEQRGDQILDALRNNNVDLVPNSKILIMTNFEQDEASRKSVMSRVDGYLIKADITPRNLIDVVKQMDSDNS from the coding sequence ATGATAAAGACAATTTTATGCGTGGAAGATGATCGATTTATTGGCGAAATGTACGTCAGAAGCTTGCAAAAAGCGGGATATGACGTGACGTGGGTGGTTGACGGAAATGACGGGCTAGTGGCGGCGCGTAACCAGAATTTTGACTTGATAATCTTAGATTTGATGTTACCAGAGCAACGCGGCGACCAGATTTTAGACGCGCTGAGAAATAACAATGTCGATTTGGTTCCGAATAGTAAGATTCTGATTATGACCAATTTTGAGCAGGACGAGGCTTCACGAAAATCCGTTATGAGTCGCGTTGACGGATATCTAATTAAGGCTGACATTACGCCGCGGAATTTGATAGATGTCGTTAAGCAGATGGATAGTGACAACTCTTAG
- a CDS encoding AAA family ATPase, whose protein sequence is MTTIDIDLSQYPDRFKDEKISFTEGKPAFIFGRNGTGKTTITNAIIEQYRDSYDVRVFKDFENVAENKQLNAISLGEENSEIQGKINNLNRKIDELNETIIDDDINYNNNLCAEFKKSENSYSECSNKIEKFFTNSAAQITNKCNLGRNYNKNNFKNDIKLNPVELKEDELKNNNSIIKEDKKEIVNLSPIEDYELKKILTSANEIIRTETPQPTNLPELSDNPDKQNFARQGMKLHEPGDKCSFCGSIFEENRWSELSRFFNEELAKTEERINHELDYISKIEKQIDEIKRIEPEMFYRHLLKEVSEVNNLITSRVNEIKIFLSIIKGALLEKQKSPFVKLDPIKEDIPKGFEDINNRMKQLVDDANNFTNEISERKTKAEKAIRLSYVAQLLKEFDYTKNNEQLSILKSLMDSKKEEIEKIKEDIRGKKEEIKDLISETKNEQLAATKINQLLKQFGINSFSLELVQNPDNKQKGQYQILGYNGKLRNVENLSRGEMNIVAFLYFIFKLDEEGDSSNPRIIIFDDPMTSNDDVTQYLMISELQRIYLAMINKKDYFIVLTHNCHFYLNVRKSQEKFYKKYDNIHLLSDGNKTSIQPIRKGDCDLHTSYELLWIELKFLYVENKPALMISCCRRICETFEKFNGIEEFYKDSNKSAKKLFDVNVHSIDDLDSEQIGKTKEEIIEILKELFRSNNAEDHFTKYWEQDDSSNNIR, encoded by the coding sequence ATGACTACAATCGACATAGATCTTTCGCAGTATCCAGACAGATTTAAGGATGAGAAAATATCTTTCACAGAAGGTAAGCCCGCTTTTATTTTTGGCAGAAATGGCACCGGTAAAACCACTATAACCAACGCCATAATAGAACAGTATAGAGATTCTTATGACGTGAGAGTATTTAAAGATTTTGAAAATGTTGCCGAGAATAAACAACTGAACGCAATATCCCTTGGAGAGGAAAACTCTGAAATTCAAGGTAAAATCAATAATCTAAACAGAAAAATTGATGAATTAAACGAAACAATAATAGATGACGACATTAATTATAATAATAACCTATGTGCAGAATTTAAAAAGTCGGAAAACTCCTATAGCGAATGCAGTAATAAAATAGAGAAGTTCTTTACCAATAGTGCAGCACAGATAACCAACAAGTGTAATCTTGGACGGAATTATAACAAGAATAATTTTAAAAATGATATAAAATTAAATCCAGTAGAATTAAAGGAAGATGAGCTAAAAAATAATAATAGTATTATCAAAGAGGATAAAAAAGAAATAGTCAATCTGTCACCAATTGAAGACTATGAGCTAAAAAAGATTCTTACCTCTGCAAATGAAATTATTCGAACAGAAACACCTCAACCGACCAATCTGCCAGAGCTATCAGACAATCCTGATAAGCAAAATTTCGCAAGGCAGGGCATGAAACTTCATGAGCCGGGAGACAAGTGTTCTTTTTGCGGATCTATTTTTGAAGAAAACCGTTGGAGCGAACTAAGCCGGTTCTTCAATGAAGAGCTTGCAAAAACCGAAGAACGCATAAATCACGAACTTGACTACATTTCAAAAATCGAGAAGCAAATAGATGAAATTAAGCGCATTGAGCCGGAGATGTTCTACAGGCATTTATTAAAAGAGGTGTCGGAAGTTAATAACCTTATTACATCTAGAGTAAATGAGATAAAGATTTTTCTGTCAATAATAAAAGGCGCTTTATTAGAAAAACAAAAATCCCCCTTCGTTAAGCTTGATCCAATAAAGGAAGATATTCCCAAGGGCTTTGAAGATATTAATAATAGAATGAAACAGCTAGTCGATGACGCGAATAATTTCACAAACGAAATCTCGGAAAGGAAAACAAAAGCAGAAAAGGCTATTCGCTTGAGCTACGTCGCACAACTCCTCAAGGAATTCGATTATACAAAAAATAACGAGCAGCTATCTATATTAAAATCCTTAATGGATAGTAAAAAAGAAGAAATTGAAAAAATAAAAGAAGATATCCGAGGGAAGAAAGAAGAGATAAAAGACTTAATTTCAGAAACAAAGAATGAGCAGTTGGCGGCAACAAAAATAAATCAGCTACTAAAACAATTCGGCATTAATTCTTTTTCTCTCGAGCTAGTACAGAATCCAGACAATAAACAAAAAGGTCAGTATCAAATTCTAGGATATAACGGTAAATTAAGAAATGTCGAAAATCTTAGTAGAGGAGAGATGAATATTGTAGCCTTCCTCTATTTTATCTTTAAGCTTGACGAAGAAGGAGACAGCAGCAATCCAAGGATAATTATTTTCGACGACCCAATGACAAGCAATGATGATGTTACACAGTATCTAATGATATCTGAACTTCAACGCATTTATTTAGCTATGATAAATAAGAAAGACTATTTCATAGTCCTTACTCACAACTGTCATTTCTACTTAAATGTCAGGAAAAGCCAAGAAAAATTTTACAAAAAATACGACAATATTCATCTATTATCAGACGGAAACAAAACATCCATACAGCCAATTAGAAAAGGAGACTGCGATCTCCATACCAGCTACGAGCTACTATGGATAGAATTAAAATTCTTATACGTCGAGAACAAGCCAGCCTTAATGATTAGCTGCTGTAGGCGTATATGTGAAACATTCGAAAAATTTAACGGGATAGAAGAATTTTACAAAGACAGTAATAAAAGTGCAAAAAAACTATTTGATGTCAACGTTCATTCTATTGATGACCTAGATAGCGAGCAGATCGGCAAGACGAAAGAAGAAATAATAGAAATACTAAAAGAACTGTTCCGGTCTAATAACGCAGAGGATCACTTTACTAAATATTGGGAGCAAGATGATAGCTCTAATAATATCCGCTGA
- a CDS encoding response regulator transcription factor — MTKILLVEDDKSLREIYGVRLLAEGYDIVSAGDGEEALAMAIKERPRLILSDVMMPKISGFDMLDILRSTTETKDVKVIIMTALSSEDQRKRGEQLGADKYLVKSQVGIEDVVRAVHETLGDLPGVGTNPVPVSQPAHTYEPVAPEPQPTQIPAPQPVTRPDISSLSPQPAAPAATPTTPAVNPLIQQHPQQAFAPAPQPLPQPTPAAPQPIPTPQPTTLPQPMAPFSSPAPRPSGLGDRIIQPLPADDSQNSVDISKLMAEELDNTQRISQPTPEPQPTQIPAPQPTPNPIEQASVIPQVQAQPQEQSIPHQPSETSQSPQFPPINPQQ; from the coding sequence ATGACAAAAATTTTATTGGTTGAGGACGACAAAAGTTTACGCGAAATTTACGGCGTACGACTTTTGGCGGAGGGCTACGATATCGTTTCGGCGGGCGACGGCGAAGAAGCTCTGGCCATGGCAATTAAAGAACGTCCGCGATTAATTTTAAGCGACGTGATGATGCCGAAGATTTCCGGATTTGATATGTTGGACATTTTACGCTCGACAACAGAAACAAAAGACGTTAAGGTGATTATCATGACCGCGCTATCCTCAGAGGATCAGAGAAAGCGTGGCGAGCAACTTGGCGCTGATAAATACTTGGTGAAGTCTCAGGTGGGAATAGAGGACGTTGTGAGGGCAGTTCACGAAACTTTGGGAGATCTTCCAGGAGTCGGCACAAATCCAGTGCCAGTTTCACAACCAGCTCATACATATGAGCCAGTCGCTCCAGAGCCTCAGCCAACACAGATTCCAGCGCCGCAGCCAGTTACTAGACCTGATATTTCTTCATTGTCACCGCAACCAGCCGCCCCCGCTGCAACGCCAACAACTCCTGCAGTAAATCCACTCATACAACAACATCCGCAACAGGCATTCGCGCCGGCGCCGCAGCCGCTACCTCAACCAACTCCAGCAGCGCCTCAACCGATTCCAACACCTCAGCCGACAACCCTGCCGCAGCCTATGGCGCCATTTTCATCGCCCGCACCACGACCCTCAGGGCTTGGTGACCGCATTATTCAACCTTTACCAGCTGACGATTCTCAGAATTCGGTAGACATCTCTAAGCTTATGGCAGAAGAATTAGACAATACACAGAGAATTTCTCAACCAACTCCAGAGCCTCAGCCAACACAGATTCCAGCGCCGCAGCCAACGCCAAATCCTATTGAGCAAGCTAGCGTAATACCTCAGGTCCAAGCACAGCCTCAGGAGCAAAGCATCCCACATCAACCATCAGAAACTTCTCAGTCGCCACAATTTCCACCGATAAATCCACAACAATGA
- a CDS encoding pseudouridine synthase, protein MISPDTNQESWRLNKFVALCLGVSRRKADELIEKGKITIDGQPARLGQQISDTNKISYNGKLLELQSKQLIILHKPTGYLCSRASQGGVPTIYKLLPKNLHHLKPVGRLDKDSSGLILMTNDGDFAHSMTHPSFYKIKRYLVTIDQPLQPLHRQMINDFGVQLPDGRSQLTLERQHEGDDCRWIVEMSEGRNRQIRRTFDALGYTVKKLHRTNFGNYSLGDLKRSEWREEKFTNS, encoded by the coding sequence ATGATAAGCCCAGACACAAATCAAGAATCTTGGCGCCTCAACAAATTCGTGGCGCTTTGCTTGGGTGTTTCCAGGCGGAAGGCTGACGAATTGATAGAGAAGGGAAAGATTACTATTGACGGTCAGCCCGCCAGATTGGGTCAACAAATTTCTGACACAAATAAAATTTCCTATAACGGCAAATTGCTAGAATTACAGTCCAAACAACTCATCATCCTACATAAACCAACAGGATACTTATGTTCGCGCGCTTCTCAGGGCGGCGTTCCGACAATCTACAAATTGCTACCGAAGAATCTTCACCACTTAAAACCTGTTGGTCGCCTGGACAAAGACAGTTCTGGGCTGATTCTCATGACGAACGACGGCGATTTTGCTCACAGCATGACGCATCCGTCGTTTTATAAGATTAAGCGATATCTCGTTACAATCGACCAGCCACTGCAACCTCTACATCGTCAAATGATCAATGATTTTGGCGTGCAGCTTCCTGACGGACGCAGTCAATTGACGCTAGAAAGACAACACGAAGGTGATGATTGTCGCTGGATAGTGGAAATGAGCGAAGGTAGGAATCGTCAAATTCGGCGAACTTTCGATGCATTAGGCTACACTGTCAAAAAACTCCACAGAACAAACTTCGGCAATTATTCGCTCGGCGACCTCAAGAGAAGCGAATGGCGAGAAGAGAAATTCACGAATTCATAA
- a CDS encoding sensor histidine kinase codes for MAIDPASKTLREYKQYYYRKVILVLLSASACIILGLGIALHFTAISVFQLNFWIIILITAILQILFSISIVKIIAAPLNKILAALSHKIGEPTTDTPPNPNDKRYEKTGFKTALQAIYGDYQPEQKPANDNDKPKIPLTQALNQASTGVVILNSNQKIIFANSAAPISRNAKGEDFLALDFLNEPSISDWLHEISNEKIKAERRWQRISTNPDIIQKTRIFDIVASFEKGAAAETVIFLIDKSKGYLPEEEDLNFISFAAHELRGPITVIRGYLDIINEEFAGRLQGDERQLLDRLVVSSNRLSSYIDNILNVARYDRHHLKVYLLEDTVANIYASIADDMQLRASTQHRMLSVNIPDDLPTVAADHGSIGEVIGNLIDNAIKYSFEGGSVTVSAEQKGDFVEVSVADNGIGMPANVVDNLFHKFYRSHRSREAVAGTGIGLYICKAFVESHGGSIIARSRENEGSVFSFTLPIYATVKDKLLEDGQLNNQLIRKGGGWIKNHAMYKG; via the coding sequence ATGGCAATAGATCCAGCATCTAAAACTTTGCGCGAGTACAAACAATATTATTACCGAAAAGTCATATTAGTCTTATTGTCAGCGAGCGCCTGCATCATATTGGGGCTGGGAATCGCACTCCACTTCACGGCAATTTCCGTATTCCAGCTAAATTTCTGGATTATCATTTTAATTACCGCTATTTTACAAATCCTATTTTCAATTTCTATCGTTAAAATTATCGCTGCGCCGCTTAATAAAATTCTGGCAGCACTTTCTCATAAAATTGGCGAACCGACAACCGACACTCCGCCAAATCCTAACGATAAACGCTACGAAAAAACTGGATTTAAGACGGCGCTTCAGGCAATTTATGGCGATTATCAGCCAGAGCAAAAACCAGCTAACGACAACGACAAGCCAAAAATTCCGCTCACTCAAGCTCTAAATCAAGCCAGCACTGGCGTCGTGATTCTTAATTCCAATCAGAAGATTATCTTCGCCAATTCCGCCGCCCCGATTTCCAGGAACGCAAAAGGCGAGGATTTTCTGGCGCTTGATTTTCTAAACGAACCGAGCATTTCCGATTGGCTTCACGAAATCTCCAATGAGAAAATTAAAGCCGAACGCCGTTGGCAACGCATTAGCACCAACCCCGACATCATCCAAAAAACGCGGATTTTTGATATCGTGGCTTCATTTGAGAAAGGCGCCGCCGCCGAAACTGTCATTTTCCTCATCGACAAGTCTAAAGGATATTTGCCAGAAGAAGAGGACCTCAATTTCATCTCATTTGCCGCCCACGAACTTCGCGGACCGATTACGGTTATTCGTGGATATCTGGACATTATCAACGAAGAGTTTGCTGGGCGCCTACAGGGTGACGAAAGGCAACTTCTTGACAGGTTGGTCGTTTCGTCCAATCGCTTGTCTAGCTACATTGACAATATTCTTAACGTTGCCAGATACGATAGACATCACTTGAAGGTTTATTTGTTGGAAGATACTGTCGCTAATATTTACGCCTCGATTGCTGATGATATGCAGCTTCGCGCCTCGACGCAACACAGAATGCTCAGCGTCAATATTCCAGATGACCTTCCAACCGTAGCCGCCGATCACGGAAGTATCGGGGAAGTGATTGGTAATCTAATTGACAATGCCATCAAATACAGTTTTGAGGGCGGATCAGTTACGGTTTCTGCCGAACAAAAAGGCGACTTCGTGGAAGTGTCCGTCGCCGATAACGGAATTGGTATGCCGGCGAATGTTGTGGACAATTTGTTCCACAAGTTCTACCGATCACACAGATCACGCGAGGCTGTGGCTGGAACAGGAATTGGGCTTTATATTTGCAAAGCCTTTGTCGAATCGCACGGCGGCTCGATAATCGCTCGATCCCGCGAAAACGAAGGCTCGGTATTCTCGTTCACTTTGCCAATTTATGCTACAGTTAAAGATAAATTGCTAGAAGACGGGCAGTTGAATAATCAATTGATACGAAAGGGCGGCGGCTGGATAAAAAATCACGCTATGTATAAGGGCTAG